The DNA region GCGGCAAGGGCTCCGGCGGCAAGCCGATCTTCGTGATTCAGCAGCACGACGCCAGCTCCATGCATTACGACTTCCGGCTGGAGCACGACGGCGTGCTGCTCTCCTGGGCCGTGCCCAAGGGGCCGTCCACCAATCCCAAGGACAAGCGCCTGGCAGTGCGCACCGAGGATCACCCCCTGGACTACGCCCGCTTCGAGGGCCGCATTCCGGAAAAGGAGTACGGCGGCGGCGTGGTTATCGTCTGGGACGCCGGCACCTACGAGAACATCAGCGAGAAGGACGACAAGCCCATCGACATGGACGCGGCCATCACAAAAGGCCACATCCGGGTGAAGCTCGACGGCTCCAAGCTCTCGGGCGGCTACTCTCTGATCCACACCAAAATGCGCGGGGACGAGAAGAACTGGCTGCTCATCAAGGAGGACGACGACGGCGCCGACGCCCGGCGCAACCCCACTTCCACCGAACCCAATTCCATCATCAGCGGCAAGACCATCAAAGAGATGGGCGAGGCTGTGCCGCCGGCCGAGGAGGAGTAGGGGAGATGGCCAACTCACTGACCCACCGCCTGACCACACACGGCCTGTTCTCCTGGGAGCGTTGCGTGGAGCTGGCCCGTATCCGCGACTCCATCACTGTGCAGCCGCTCGATGATGGCTCCCTGGCCATGCCTCTGCTGCTCGAAGAAACCTTTGCGCCAGTCGGGGTGCATCTTTCCTGGGACGAGGACGAGAAAGGCAATGGCGGCGTGCTGGTGCGTTGCGAGGATGTGGACGAGGACACGGCCTCGCGTGCGGCTGCGCAGGTGGAGCAGATTCTCTACCTGGACGTGACGGCGGAGGAGGTCGCGACCTTCGAGGACATACTGGCGCGGGACGATGTGCTCGCCACCGTGCATGCGCGGCGGGCCGGGATGCTGCCCGTGCTCTTTGTCACGGTGTATCAGACGTGCGTCTGGTCCATCTTCACGGCGCGGTCCTCCATGCGCCAGGCGCGCTCTCTGTGGCGGAAATACTCCGAGGAGCACGGCCTGCCCGTGACCATAGCCGGGCGAACGTACAGAACCTTTCCCCCGCCGGCGTTTTTTCTGGAAGGGCATGAGCTGCCGGGCCTGCGCCGGCAGAAGTGGAAGTACCTGGAAGATGTGGCGCGGGCCGCACTGTCCGGCCATCTGAACCGCAATCGCCTGCGGGAGATGGAGCTGGAGCAGATCAAGAAGGAGCTGAAAAAGGTGAAGGGCATCGGCCCGTACTTTGCGGACCTGGTCAGCGCTTTCGGCGTGGGCCACCGGGATGTGTTCCTGGAGCACGAGACGCGCATCCACGAGGCCATGGGCGCGCGCTACGGTGTGGAGCCCTCGGATATGCACGCCATCCACCAGATCAGCGATGGCTGGCGGCCCCTGCGTACCTGGGGCTGCTACCTGATGATGATAGACGCGATACTGGGCGGGTAGGGGGATGTGCAGCACATAGAAGTAGGAGAGTCGCGATGGATTCCAACTCCACAGGCGGAACAACCGCCGAGCGCATTGAGCGGCAGCTGGCTGGTGCGCGGTTGCGCGTCCTGATCATCGGGGCGGGCATTGCCGGGGCCACTCTCGGGGCTTTGTTGCGCCGTCGCGGAGAGCCTGCAGCAATCATTGAACGCAGCGACGGCGAGGAAGACGGCGGCTACATGCTGGGGCTCATGCCGCTGGGCGGCCGGGTGCTCAACGGCTTGGGTTTGGCGCAGGAGTACGAAGCCGGGAGCCTGCCGGTGCGGTTTTACATCCTGCACGACAGGCACGGGCAAAAGATACGACGGTATCCGCTCGCCCCGTTGGTGGACCGTTTTGGCAGCTGGCGCGGTATCGAGCGCGGCGTGCTCCTGCGCATGCTGCGTCAGGCCGCAGGACCCATCGAGTACGGCACCGTAGTCGAGGCCATTGATGAGGATGCTGAAGGAGCGACCGCGACTTTCCATGACGGCTCCAAGGCCACGTTCGACCTGATTGTCGGCGCTGATGGCATCCACTCCGCCACACGCGGTCTGATTCTCGCGCAAGACGAAGTTGAGGATTTCGACACGGGGTGGGGCGGTTTCGTGGTCTGGAGCACGCTCGATCCACAGGAGGCCGATACCTACCGCGAGCTGTGGTCGGCAGGGTGGGGCGTAGGCATTTATCCGGTCCCGGGCAGGTGCGGGATTTTTCTTGCGGGCCTCCATCAGGAGCTGAAGGAGCGTGAGGCCCAGGAGTACGGCGATACCATCGAGAAGCGTTTGCCGGCAGGGCCGTTCCGCAACGCCGTGGCGAACCGGGATCGCTCGACGCCGGCCTTTTACTGGAAGATGGCCGACTGCCGTGCGCGCACCTGGTCGCGTGGCCGGACGCTGTTGTTAGGCGATGCGGCCGCCGCGTTTCTGCCCACGGCGGGTGTCGGCGCCTCTGCGGCCATGGACTCAGCCGCCGCCCTGGCGGACGAGCTCTCCCGCGCCGATGTCGGCCACATGGACTATGCGCTGCAGCTTTATGAAAAACGCCAGCGCCGCCGGGTGGAGCTGGCCCAGAAGAACTCGCGCAACCTGGCCCGCTACATGTTCGTCAATTCCGGGCCCATGGCCTGGGCGCGCGACCAGTTCATGCGCTTCTACAGCCTCGAACGACTGATGCGTGACATCTCCAAGGTCATGGAGGGGGAGTGAGGGCGTTGATTGGAAAGGGCGGTAGGCGGGCATGATACCGGAAGTATTGCGAGCAGGCAGGATCAATTCATATACAACTTGACCCACCACCAGTTCTCGTCAAGTTGCATTTGTTCTGTTATCTCCAGCCAGTATAAATGGGGTAGTTCATCCGGAGGAGTTTCAGAATAGAGATACCCACAGCCTCCCATCCAAGGGTCGCCACCAAGATCGTCATATCTGAAAAGGATAGCTGCCGGACCGCTGGTGGCAACGAGGACGTTTTCACATCTATGATAAGTGCCTGTTTTGACTTGCTGAATATATTGCTCTCGCCATGTCTTGTTTACTGCAAAGTTGTAGTAAATTTTGGCATTGGTTTCGATGATTAAGAAGAGCAGCAACGCAACAAGTAAATATGGCGCAAATACTACATAACGTGTTTTTTTCTTTGGCTGCAAGACCGTTCGAATAAACTGCACAAAAAGAAACGAACATGAAACGAGGAATCCACCAACGTAAATGAATGTTGATAAAGATAGTTGAGTTGGGGTGCATAGCTCCAAAGTGGCAATGCACCCTACAATGGCACCTGAGAATACGAAGAAATCTAAACGCGACCGTTGGGCAAGATAGTGTCGCAGGGAAGGAATTGTATACTGCAGCATCAACACAATCAGCGTAATTAGCGACAAGGCAACAACAGAGGGCACTACGCTGACAATGAATGCCAGAATAATTGCATCAACCAGATGGACGCAGGCGTTTAGTGTCTGGAAGATACTCAATCCATCCGCAAGGTTTCCAGTCACTAAACTCAGTAAAGCGATGGCGCATATGACCATGAAGAGTAAGGCCACACCAATTATCTTCTCGCCCCTGGTATGCATGGGAAAGCTCCGGGTATGAGGTTTATGGCGTGGTGAGAAGCCTGATGAAAGCGCGTGAGTTCAATCAGACCGTGATTCCATCCCATTGGCCCGGAGTATGGATGAGTTCTGTGTGGTCCGTATGAGGACTATTGGGGAAGGGTGCGCAAAGTCAGTGCAGATTGCGTGCAGGAGGAGGGGCAGGGCAGATCCATCCTCCCGAACGCAGAAAGGTCCGAATCGAAAATCGATTCGGACCTTTCTGTTTGAGGAATGTGCCCTGGCAGCGACCTACTTTCCCACGAACTCCTCCGCAGTATCATCGGCGATGGAGGGCTTAACTTCCGTGTTCGGAATGGGAACGGGTGTGGCCCCTCCTCCCTGGCCGCCAGGACAAATTTGGCGAAATATAAGGAAAAATAGGGATGGATGAGAATGATGAGTAAAAAAGACGAACGGACTATTAGTACCGGTTTGCTGAACACATCGCTGTGCTTACACACCCGGCCTATCAACCATGTAGTCTACATGGGTCCTTCGGGGAGACCTTATCTTGAGGCAGGCTTCCCGCTTAGATGCCTTCAGCGGTTATCCTTTCCGATCATGGCTACCCTGCTGTGCCGTTGGCACGACAACAGGTCCACCAGCGGATCGTTCACCCCGGTCCTCTCGTACTAGGGGCAACCCCTCTCAAGTCTCCTGCGCCCACGGAAGATAGGGACCAAACTGTCTCACGACGTTTTAAACCCAGCTCGCGTACCACTTTAATCGGCGAACAGCCGAACCCTTGGGACCTGCTTCAGCCCCAGGATGTGATGAGCCGACATCGAGGTGCCAAACCGCGTCGTCGATGTGAACTCTTGGACGCGATCAGCCTGTTATCCCCGGCGTACCTTTTATCCAATGAGCGATGGCCCTTCCATGCGGGACCACCGGATCACTAAGGCCAACTTTCGTTCCTGCTCGAGATGTCTCTCTTACAGTCAAGCTCCCTTATGCCTTTGCACTCAACGGCTGGTTTCCAATCAGCCTGAGGGAACCTTTGCATGCCTCCGTTACTTTTTGGGAGGCGACCGCCCCAGTCAAACTACCCGCCAGACACTGTTTCCGAACCGGATAACGGTATCGGATTAGAGCCTTAGACTAGCAAGGGTGGTATTTCAAGGGTGACTCCACGAACACTGGCGTGCCCGATTCACAGTCTCCCACCTATCCTACACATGCTAGCCCAAAACCCAATGTCAAGCTGCAGTAAAGGTGCACAGGGTCTTTCCGTCTTTCCGCGGGTAGACGGCATTTTCACCGCCAATTCAATTTCACTGAGTCTCTAGCTGAGACAGCGCGGAGATCGTTACGCCATTCGTGCAGGTCGGAACTTACCCGACAAGGAATTTCGCTACCTTAGGACCGTTATAGTTACGGCCGCCGTTTACCGGGGCTTCGGTTTAGAGCTTCGCTTACGCTAACCCCACCCCTTAACCTTCCGGCACCGGGCAGGCGTCAGACCCTATACGTCGTCTTGCGACTTAGCAGAGTCCTATGTTTTTAGTAAACAGTCGCCACCGCCATTTCTCTGCGGCTTCCGACAGCTGAAGAAGTAAATTCTCTCACCATCAGAAGCACCCCTTATCCCGAAGTTACGGGGTCATTTTGCCGAGTTCCTTAGCTAGAGTTCTCTCAAGCGCCTTGGGATGCTCTCCCCGCCCACCTGAGTTGGTTTGCGGTACGGTCACGCACAACTATACTTAGAGGCTTTTCTTGGCAGCATGGGCTTAACCACTTCAGACGTTAAGTCACGGCATCGCGTCTCGGCCGTCCAGAGGGCGGATTTGCCTACCCTCAAGCCTACACGCTTACACCATCTATTCCAACAGATGGATGGTCTACCCTTCTGCGTCCCCTCATCGCGCGTTATGCGTGGTACGGAAATATTAATCCGTTTTCCATCGGCTACGCCTTTCGGCCTCGCCTTAGGGACCGACTAACCCTGGGAAGATTACCTTTACCCAGGAAACCTTGGGCTTACGGCGAACAGGTTTCTCACCTGTTTTATCGTTACTCATGTCAGCATAATCACTTCCCATCAGTCCAGCAAACCTTACGATTCACCTTCGTCCCGATGGGAACGCTCCCCTACCGCGCGAACAAAGTTCGCGCCCGAAGCTTCGGTACCATGCTTAGCCCCGTTACATTTTCGGCGCAGGAGCATTAGACCAGTGAGCTATTACGCTTTCTTTAAAGGATGGCTGCTTCTAAGCCAACCTCCTGGCTGTCTATACGCTCCCACTTCCTTTCCCACTGAGCATGGATTTTGGGACCTTAGCTGTCGGTCTGGGCTGTTTCCCTTTCGACCCTGGACCTTCGCACCCAGAGTCTGACTCCCAGGCTGGAAACTGACGGCATTCGGAGTTTGATAGGGTTTGGTAACCTGGTGGGGCCCCTAGCCCTTTCAGTGCTCTACCTCCGTCAGTCATCACCTGAGGCTATACCTCAATATATTTCGGGGAGAACCAGCTATCACCCGGTTTGATTGGCCTTTCACCCCTATCCACAGGTCATCCGAGAAGTTTTCAACCTTCAACGGTTCGGTCCTCCACTCGGTTTTACCCGAGCTTCAACCTGCCCATGGATAGATCACCGGGTTTCGGGTCTACTCCCTCGTACTGATCGCCCTATTCAGACTCGCTTTCGCTTCGGCTCCGCTCACGCTTAACCTTGCACGAGAGAGTAACTCGCTGACTCATTATGCAAAAGGCACGCTCTCACACCATAAAGATGCTCGAACTGCTTGTAGGCAAACGGTTTCAGGTTCTATTTCACTCCCCTATCAGGGGTTCTTTTCACCTTTCCCTCACGGTACTGGTGCACTATCGGTCGCCGGCGAGTATTTAGCCTTGGATGATGGTCCACCCAGATTCCCACGGGGTTTCACGTGCCCCGCGGTACTCAGGAGCCTCCTGAGCCGCGTACGATTTCATGTACGAGGCTATCACTCTCTATGGCACAGCTTCCCAGCTGCTTCCATTATCGCATACGGATCTCGTATGGAGGTCCTACAACCCCGCCTGCTCGAAAGCCGACGGTTTGGGCTAATCCCCGTTCGCTCGCCGCTACTGAGGGAATCTCGCTTGATTTCTTCTCCTCCAGGTACTGAGATGTTTCACTTCCCTGGGTTCGCTTCCTAAGGCCTATGCATTCAGCCAAAGGATAACCGGATAACTCCGGCTGGGTTGCCCCATTCGGAAATCCTCGGTTCAAAGCCTGCTTGGCGGCTCCCCGAGGCTTATCGCAGCCTACCACGTCCTTCATCGCCTGCCGGCGCCAAGGCATCCACCGTTTGCCCTTTCTATCTTTTCTACCCGTTCTCATCCATTCCCTATTTACCTGTCAAAGAGCGTTGGTCCGGGTGTCGCCACCCGGCGTCGGACAACCTTCCAGTAGAAGATTTCCCGGCGCAGTCGGAAGACGACTGTTGAACCAATCTGAGGAAAAACCGTATCCGTCGTGACCACCCGAATCAAATGGTGGAGGTGAACGGATTCGAACCGATGACCCCCTGCTTGCAAGGCAGGTGCTCTCCCAGCTGAGCTACACCCCCACGATTTCGTCTCGTGGACCCCGATCCGGGGCGTACGTGGTGGGCCTAGGTAGACTTGAACTACCGACCTCACGCTTATCAGGCGTGCGCTCTAGCCAGCTGAGCTATAGGCCCACGATGCGTTTCGCTTGTCGCGACCCGGCCGTGCGGCCCGAGGGTCCGGTGGGCCTTCAAAGGGCTTCGCGGTTTTCCTCTCGCTTGTGAAAGAACACTTCGAGCATCGAAGCTGCTCCTTGCAAGTGAACAGCGAGTCGGGCTTTTTTCTTAAAGGAGGTGATCCAGCCGCAGGTTCCCCTACGGCTACCTTGTTACGACTTCACCCCAATCACCAGCCCTACCGTCGGCGCCTGCCTCCCGAGGGTTAGCTCGGCGACTTCGGGTAGAACCAGCTTTCGTGGTGTGACGGGCGGTGTGTACAAGGCCCGGGAACGTATTCACCCCGGCATGCTGATCCGGGATTACTAGCGATTCCGACTTCATACAGTCGAGTTGCAGACTGCAATCCGGACTGGGACGGATTTTTTGGGATTGGCGTGACCTCGCGGTTTAGCAACCCTTTGTATCCGCCATTGTAGTACGTGTGTAGCCCTGGGCGTAAGGGCCATGATGACTTGACGTCATCCCCACCTTCCTCCCCGTTGACCGAGGCAGTCTCCTTAGAGTGCCCGACTTTAATCGCTGGCAACTAAGAATAGGGGTTGCGCTCGTTGCGGGACTTAACCCAACACCTCACGGCACGAGCTGACGACAGCCATGCAGCACCTGTCACCGCGCTCCCCGAAGGGCACCCCTCCGTTTCGGGAGGGTTCGCGGGATGTCAAGCCCAGGTAAGGTTCTTCGCGTTGCATCGAATTAAACCACATACTCCACCGCTTGTGCGGGCCCCCGTCAATTTCTTTGAGTTTCAGCCTTGCGACCGTACTCCCCAGGCGGGACGTTTAACGCGTTAGCTGCGGCACCGAGGGTCAAGCCCCCGACACCTAACGTCCATCGTTTACAGCGTGGACTACCAGGGTATCTAATCCTGTTTGCTCCCCACGCTTTCGTACCTCAGCGTCAGTATCGGTCCAGGTAGCCGCCTTCGCCACTGGTGTTCCTCCCGATATCTACGGATTTCACTCCTACACCG from Oceanidesulfovibrio marinus includes:
- a CDS encoding DNA polymerase ligase N-terminal domain-containing protein, producing MGSTDKLQEYKGKRDFSKTPEPSGGKGSGGKPIFVIQQHDASSMHYDFRLEHDGVLLSWAVPKGPSTNPKDKRLAVRTEDHPLDYARFEGRIPEKEYGGGVVIVWDAGTYENISEKDDKPIDMDAAITKGHIRVKLDGSKLSGGYSLIHTKMRGDEKNWLLIKEDDDGADARRNPTSTEPNSIISGKTIKEMGEAVPPAEEE
- a CDS encoding DNA-3-methyladenine glycosylase family protein — translated: MANSLTHRLTTHGLFSWERCVELARIRDSITVQPLDDGSLAMPLLLEETFAPVGVHLSWDEDEKGNGGVLVRCEDVDEDTASRAAAQVEQILYLDVTAEEVATFEDILARDDVLATVHARRAGMLPVLFVTVYQTCVWSIFTARSSMRQARSLWRKYSEEHGLPVTIAGRTYRTFPPPAFFLEGHELPGLRRQKWKYLEDVARAALSGHLNRNRLREMELEQIKKELKKVKGIGPYFADLVSAFGVGHRDVFLEHETRIHEAMGARYGVEPSDMHAIHQISDGWRPLRTWGCYLMMIDAILGG
- a CDS encoding FAD-dependent oxidoreductase, with translation MDSNSTGGTTAERIERQLAGARLRVLIIGAGIAGATLGALLRRRGEPAAIIERSDGEEDGGYMLGLMPLGGRVLNGLGLAQEYEAGSLPVRFYILHDRHGQKIRRYPLAPLVDRFGSWRGIERGVLLRMLRQAAGPIEYGTVVEAIDEDAEGATATFHDGSKATFDLIVGADGIHSATRGLILAQDEVEDFDTGWGGFVVWSTLDPQEADTYRELWSAGWGVGIYPVPGRCGIFLAGLHQELKEREAQEYGDTIEKRLPAGPFRNAVANRDRSTPAFYWKMADCRARTWSRGRTLLLGDAAAAFLPTAGVGASAAMDSAAALADELSRADVGHMDYALQLYEKRQRRRVELAQKNSRNLARYMFVNSGPMAWARDQFMRFYSLERLMRDISKVMEGE